A genomic segment from Dermatobacter hominis encodes:
- a CDS encoding aspartate aminotransferase family protein, whose product MSERDEQLTRRAEEIAAVEMPALLDRTKGSKVLYERAVGSMPGGVASSFQLGDPYPVYLDRGIGAEVWDVDGNEYFDFHNGFGSMAVGHAHPIVAEAVERSARNGMHFAVTVETTVALAEELCRRFRVDQVRFTNSGTESNMSAIRVARAATGRDVIAKIEGSYHGHVDQLMYSVLPGADVMGGRDAPAATPKSKGMPEGLSQWIRVVPFNDADALERLFQAEGDQIACLIMEPVMMNIGIVVPADGYLQAVRDLCTRYGVVLIFDEVKCGATIAEGGAQERFGVRPDLASWAKAIGGGAPIGAFGGRADIMDEINKGAAHQGTFNGNPMSVAASLATLTKILTPDAYEHFAVLGARLAGGMDAVIAEYDLPAHTVDLGCKGCISYRAQPLTCYRDFLETNIHLYTASYPWMVNRGVFMTPGDEEQWTLSVQHDEANVDRYVDAFAEFAAELAG is encoded by the coding sequence ATGAGCGAGCGCGACGAGCAGCTGACGAGGCGGGCCGAGGAGATCGCGGCGGTTGAGATGCCTGCGCTCCTCGACCGGACCAAGGGCTCCAAGGTCCTCTACGAGCGGGCGGTCGGGTCGATGCCCGGCGGCGTGGCGTCGAGCTTCCAGCTCGGCGACCCGTACCCGGTGTACCTGGACCGCGGCATCGGCGCCGAGGTGTGGGACGTCGACGGCAACGAGTACTTCGACTTCCACAACGGGTTCGGGTCGATGGCCGTGGGCCACGCCCACCCGATCGTCGCCGAGGCGGTCGAGCGCTCGGCCCGCAACGGCATGCACTTCGCCGTCACCGTCGAGACGACCGTCGCCCTGGCCGAGGAGCTGTGCCGGCGCTTCCGCGTCGACCAGGTGCGGTTCACCAACTCGGGCACCGAGTCGAACATGTCGGCGATCCGCGTGGCGCGGGCCGCGACCGGTCGTGACGTGATCGCCAAGATCGAGGGCAGCTACCACGGCCACGTCGACCAGCTCATGTACTCGGTGCTGCCCGGCGCCGACGTGATGGGCGGCCGCGACGCGCCGGCGGCCACCCCCAAGTCGAAGGGCATGCCCGAAGGCCTGTCGCAGTGGATCCGTGTGGTCCCGTTCAACGACGCCGACGCGCTCGAGCGGCTCTTCCAGGCGGAGGGCGACCAGATCGCCTGCCTGATCATGGAGCCGGTGATGATGAACATCGGCATCGTCGTCCCCGCCGACGGCTACCTCCAGGCGGTCCGCGACCTGTGCACCCGCTACGGCGTCGTGCTCATCTTCGACGAGGTGAAGTGCGGGGCGACGATCGCCGAGGGCGGCGCGCAGGAGCGCTTCGGCGTGCGGCCCGACCTCGCCAGCTGGGCGAAGGCCATCGGCGGCGGCGCACCGATCGGCGCCTTCGGCGGTCGGGCCGACATCATGGACGAGATCAACAAGGGCGCCGCCCACCAGGGCACGTTCAACGGCAACCCGATGTCGGTCGCCGCGTCGCTCGCCACGCTGACGAAGATCCTCACGCCCGACGCCTACGAGCACTTCGCCGTCCTCGGGGCCCGGCTGGCGGGCGGCATGGACGCCGTCATCGCCGAGTACGACCTGCCGGCCCACACCGTCGACCTCGGCTGCAAGGGCTGCATCTCGTACCGGGCCCAGCCGCTCACCTGCTACCGGGACTTCCTCGAGACGAACATCCACCTCTACACGGCGAGCTACCCGTGGATGGTCAACCGGGGCGTGTTCATGACGCCCGGCGACGAGGAGCAGTGGACGCTGTCGGTCCAGCACGACGAGGCGAACGTCGACCGCTACGTCGACGCCTTCGCGGAGTTCGCCGCCGAGCTCGCCGGCTGA
- a CDS encoding NAD(P)/FAD-dependent oxidoreductase, which produces MSVSGAERVRDRSLWLATCDDDLTPRPALPGDLQADVAIVGGGMTGLWTALSLREHAPDCRVVVLESEVCGFGASGRNGGWCSALFPTSLDHLAVLAGRDAAVAQHRAMIDTVGVVGTAVERLGIDCHWAQGGTVTVATNPAHVPRLRGHVDERHRWGFGDEDDRWLSPAEMAERVRPTGGAGGAFTPHCAAVHPGRLVRGLAHAAERAGATIHEGTRATAIEPGRVVTAHGTVTADTVLRCTEGYTARLPGERRRMLPIYSLMIATEPLPDDVWDRIGLRERETFSDGRHLLIYGQRTADGRFAFGGRGAPYHFGSAIKDAYDRDRRVADELASVLRQLFPPLADAAITHHWGGPLGVPRDWAASVRLDRATGLGEAGGYVGDGVSTTNLAGRTLADLVLGRDTDLVRLPWVGHRSRDWEPEPFRWAGVNAGRVLAGATDRREARRRRPARMLEGLLGRLTGGH; this is translated from the coding sequence GTGAGCGTGAGCGGTGCCGAGCGCGTGCGCGACCGCAGCCTCTGGCTGGCGACCTGCGACGACGACCTGACGCCACGGCCCGCGCTGCCGGGCGACCTGCAGGCCGACGTCGCGATCGTCGGCGGCGGGATGACCGGGCTCTGGACGGCGCTGTCGCTCCGCGAGCACGCGCCCGACTGCCGCGTCGTCGTGCTCGAGTCCGAGGTGTGCGGCTTCGGCGCCTCGGGCCGCAACGGCGGGTGGTGCTCGGCGCTGTTCCCCACCTCGCTCGACCACCTCGCCGTGCTGGCCGGGCGCGACGCGGCCGTCGCCCAGCACCGGGCGATGATCGACACGGTCGGCGTCGTCGGCACCGCGGTCGAGCGCCTGGGCATCGACTGCCACTGGGCGCAGGGCGGCACCGTCACGGTCGCGACCAACCCCGCGCACGTCCCGCGCCTCAGGGGCCACGTCGACGAGCGCCACCGGTGGGGCTTCGGCGACGAGGACGACCGCTGGCTCAGCCCGGCCGAGATGGCCGAGCGGGTGCGACCGACCGGCGGCGCCGGCGGCGCCTTCACACCCCACTGCGCGGCGGTGCACCCCGGTCGGCTCGTCCGCGGGCTGGCGCACGCCGCCGAGCGGGCCGGGGCGACCATCCACGAGGGCACCCGCGCCACGGCCATCGAGCCCGGCCGAGTCGTGACCGCCCACGGCACCGTCACCGCCGACACGGTCCTGCGCTGCACCGAGGGCTACACGGCGCGCCTCCCCGGCGAGCGCCGACGGATGCTGCCGATCTACTCGCTGATGATCGCCACCGAGCCGCTGCCCGACGACGTGTGGGACCGCATCGGCCTGCGCGAGCGGGAGACGTTCAGCGACGGGCGCCACCTCCTCATCTACGGGCAGCGCACCGCCGACGGCCGCTTCGCCTTCGGCGGCCGAGGCGCGCCCTACCACTTCGGCTCGGCGATCAAGGACGCCTACGACCGCGACCGGCGGGTGGCCGACGAGCTCGCGTCCGTCCTCCGCCAGCTGTTCCCGCCGCTCGCGGACGCCGCGATCACCCACCACTGGGGCGGACCGCTCGGCGTCCCGCGGGACTGGGCGGCGTCGGTCCGGCTCGACCGCGCGACCGGGCTCGGCGAGGCGGGCGGCTACGTGGGCGACGGCGTGTCGACGACCAACCTGGCCGGCCGCACGCTCGCCGACCTGGTCCTCGGGCGCGACACCGACCTCGTCCGACTTCCGTGGGTCGGCCACCGCTCCCGCGACTGGGAGCCGGAGCCGTTCCGGTGGGCCGGCGTCAACGCCGGTCGCGTGCTGGCCGGGGCGACCGACCGGCGCGAGGCCCGTCGTCGACGGCCGGCCCGCATGCTCGAGGGCCTGCTCGGCCGGCTCACCGGCGGCCACTGA